GGCCCATGACCACGGCGTGATCCCGGAGTGGACCCACCGGCTCAGCGGCGGGCTCATGGAGGCCGCGGCGGTCTGCCGGGCCGACGGGCTGTCCGCTGCGATCGCTTCGGTCGCCCCCGACGCCGTGCTGGTCGTGCCGGGTCCCGACCTGGCCGGCCGAGAGATCCAGCGGCTCGCCTGGACCAGCGAGTCCTTCGGGCTGCCGCTGCTCGTCAGCACCCGGATGCAGGACGTCACCCCGCAGCGTACGTCGTCGATGCGGTTGGGCTCGATGACGCTCCTCTACGTCGACGAGGCGCTGCGCGCCCGGCTCACCCGGCTGGTCAAGTACGTGTGGGAGTGGCTGGCCGCGGTGGCGGCCGTCGTCGTGCTCCTGCCGGTCTTCGTCGTGCTGGCGATCATGATCAAGCTCGACTCGCCCGGCCCGGTCTTCTTCCGGCAGGTGCGGGTCGGGCGTGGGGGAGAGCAGTTCCGGATCTGGAAGTTCCGCACCATGGTCGCCGACGCGGAGGCGCTGCTGCGCACCCTCGACCACCGGCCCGGGCACGTGCTGTTCAAGCTCCGGGTCGACCCGCGAGTCACCCGGGTCGGCCGCATGCTGCGCAAGTACTCTCTCGACGAGCTGCCCCAGCTGTTCAACATCGTGCTGGGCCAGATGTCGTTGGTCGGACCCCGTCCGGGGCTGCCGAGCGAGGTGGCGATGTACGATCGCGACTCGCACCGCCGCCTCGCCGTCGCTCCCGGTCTGACCGGACTATGGCAGGTCTCGGGTCGCTCGGACCTCTCCTGGGAGGACACCGTGCGCCTGGACCTGGACTATGTCGACAACTGGACTCTCCTGCGGGACTTCGGCATCGTCGTGCGCACGGTGAAAGCCGTCGTCCGCGGCTCTGGCGCCTACTAGTGAGTGTCACCTAAACTCCCAGGCCATTGCGTGCACAACCGATAGAAGTCAACAACTGGATCCTCGACGGGAACGTCCCCCATGCACACCTCCTCCCACCCCACGATTGCCGGCCGTTATGAGCTGCACCGCCTGATCGGGCGGGGCGGCATGGGCGAGGTCTGGCAAGCCATGGACCTCACCCTGCAGCGCTGGGTGGCGGTGAAGGTGGTGCGGACATCGGCCGACCCCACCATGATCGAGCGCTTCCGTCGCGAGTCGCTCTCCACCGCGGCCGCCAGCCACCCCGGCACCGTGCAGATCCACGACGCCGGCACCGAGCGCACCGAGAGCGGGCCGATGGCCTTCCTCGTGATGGAGCTCCTCACCGGCCCCGACCTCGGTGAACGTCTGCGCAGTCACGGCCCGCTGAGCGCCAGGGAGGCCGGCGAGGTCGTCGTCCAGGCCGCGCGTACGCTCGCAGCGGTGCACGGCCAGGGCATCGTCCACCGCGACATCAAGCCGTCCAACCTCGTCTACGACGGTGACCGCCGGATCCGCATCGTCGACTTCGGGATCGCTCAGCTCGCCCACCTCGGCGACCAGCGACTCACCTCCACCCACGACGTCATGGGCAGCCTCGGCTATCTCTCGCCCGAGCGTGGCTCGGGCGGCGAGGTCGGTCCGCCGAGCGACATCTACTCCCTCGGCTGCGTCTTCTACGAGATGCTCACCGGCCGTGCGCCCTACTCCGGCGGCGCGCCGGCGGCGATGGTCTACCAGCACGCCGCCGCGCCGATCCCGCGGGTCAGCAGCGTTGTCCAGGTGCCGGGCATCATCGACGACCTGGTCGCGATGATGATGGCCAAGGAAGCCGGCCAGCGGCCCAACGCCTACGACGTCGTCGGAGTGCTCACCGGGTCGGGTCCGCTGCCGGTCTTCGAGGCCAACGTGCCCGGGCCGCGCACTCCGCAGTCCTCTGGCTCCTTCCCGGCAGGGTCGTTCGCCTCGTCGGGCTCGTTCCCTGCGGCCGGGTCGACCGGCTCCGGCTCCTACGGTCTGTCGGGTTCGTTCGCCACCTCCGGTTCCTACGCCGCGCACCCCTCGACGGGGGCGCGGCCGGTCAAGCGCCCGGGCGGTGCGCGCCGGGTGATGAGCATGGCGATGGTCCCGGCGGTGATCGGGCTGGCGCTCGGCGCCTGGGCGACCGTCGACGGTTATCAGCACAGCAAGGAGACAGGTCGTGCGGCCGCTCTGACCGAGGCGCTCCCGGAGACCATCGAGCTCGCCGTCGACGTGATCTTCGAGCGCGACTCGCTGCAGCCGGTGGCGCAGGCGCCGGTCAACGTACGCTCCACGTATCTGCACACCACCGACATCGCGATCGAGGAGTGGCAGACCGACGCCGACAAGATCGACGTCGACGACGACGCCGAGCTGCGCGCGCTGCACCACGACATCACCGACGTGCTCAACGACTTCGAGCTCTACCGGGTGGAGATGCAGGAGGGCGACCAGGCCAGCCAGGACGCTGCGCGCGAGGTCTACACCGAGCTCGCCAACAACCTGCTGACGCTGGCCGGGCAGGTGCCGGAGCTGAAGGACCAAGACGCCTACGAGCAGGTGCGCAACCTCGCCGACCTGAAGGAGGCCTCGGAGGCGTTCAGCGTCGAGCGGGAGCTCATGGTCGTCGCCCTCTCCGACGGTGACATCGGTGCGAAGGACGTCGAGGAGCTCAACAAGTCGGAGGCGGCCTGGGTGAAGGCGTCCCAGGGGTTCTACTCCGGTGCCTCGCCGGAGCTGCAGGGCGAGCTCGACAAGATCTCCGACGGCACCTTCGCCAAGGGCTCGGGAGAGGTCATGGTGCAGCGCACCATCCACGAGGTCGTCGAGAAGGGCGGCATCGACCACGTCATCAAGGAGCTGCGCTCCGCGTCGAAGGGCGAGCCGATCGTACGCACCTGGTCCGACGGTGCCGTGGAGTTCATCCAGTCGCTGCGCGAGGTCATCCTCGCCTCCGCCGAAGGCCTCTCCGACGACGTCTCGGCCGAGCACGAGAGCACCAAGACCGGGCTGATCCTGCGAGGCGTGCTGACAGGCGTGGCGCTCGTGGTCACGATCGGCCTCGGGCTGGCCCTTTATCGGACCCGCCGCTCGCCTCGCTAGAGTGCCGCGGGTGACTTTCGAACCTTCCGCCGAGATCCTCGCCTCCGATCACCTGCTGGCCGCCTGGCTGGCAGAGGCCGCCGGTCAGCGGCTGCTCGAGGTGCGTGCGACCTCCGGGCTCGAGGGCAAGGAGCTGAAGGACGCCGGAGACCTGGCGGCTCACGAGCTGCTGATGGAGCTGGTGGCCGAGCACCGTCCCGACGATGCCGTCCTCTCCGAGGAGGGCAAGGACTCCAAGGAGCGGCTCGGCAAGGACCGGGTCTGGATCATCGACCCGCTCGACGGCACCCGTGAGTTCTCCGAGCCGCCGCGCGACGACTGGGCGGTGCACGTGGCCCTGTGGGCCTCCTCCAACGGGGGCGAGCTGATCGCCGGCGCGGTCGCCCAGCCGGCCCTGGCCGGTGCGTCCGTGCAGAGCACGTTCCACACCGGCGCGGCCCCCGTGGTGCCGCCTTCGACCTCCGAGCGCCCGCGGATCGCCGTCTCCCGCAGCCGGCCGCCGGCGTTCGTCGAGGCGCTGGCCGAGGAGATCGGCGCCGACCTGGTGCCGATGGGCTCGGCCGGGGTGAAGATGATGTCGGTCGTGCGCGACATCTCCGATGCGTACGTCCACGCGGGCGGCCAGTACGAGTGGGACTCTGCCGCTCCCGTCGCCGTCGCCGCCGCCGCGGGCCTGTTCACCTCCCGCATCGACGGCTCCCCGTTGCGCTACAACCAGGACGACGTCTACCTGCCCGACGTCATCGTCTGCCGCCCCGAGCTCTCCGAGCAGATCCTCTCGTTCATCGAGCGGCACGGGGTCGAGTAACACCCCGCCGAGAGGCGGTCGACACGCGCCCATCTCGGGTTGGGCACTGCGTGCCGACCGCGGCCGCGCCCGGGTGCGAGACCAGCGGGCGGGCCCACTTCGACGATAACCCGGGATTCAGCCGTACAACAGGAAAATGTCGGCTAAAGATGCAGGTCAGCGTCGGGAAAGACGCCTGGCAGCTCGGACGCTTTCGCAGTGAACTCCGGGTCGCGCTTCTCCAGGAACGCGGCGACACCCTCCTTGCCGTCGCCGATCGAGGAGTAGAACATGGCCAGCGAGTCGGCCTGGTGGGCCTCGAGTGGGTGGCGGGCCGAGGCGTTGCGGGTGATCAGCTGGCGTACGAGCGCGGTGCCGACCGCAGACCTGTTGCGGGTGAACCTCCGCGCCAGCTCGAACGCAGCGGGCAGCAGCTCGTCGGGCAGGTGGATGCTGCGTACGAGACCGCCTTCGAGCGCCTGGTCGGGGTTGAGGACCTCAGCGGTGTAGAGCCACTCCAGGGCGCGGGGGATGCCCACGACGCGTGGCAGGAAGTAGGACGAGCACGCTTCGGGGACGATGCCGAGCTTGCCGAAGACGAAGCCGATCCGTGCCTTGGACGAGGCGAGCCGGGCGTCCATCGCGCACAGCATGGTGGCCCCGATCCCGACGGCGGGGCCGTTGACGGCGGCGATGACCGGCTTCGGCAGCGCGTGGATGGCGAGGGTGACCTTGCCGCCGGTGTCGCGCACGCCGTCGGCGTACTCCGGGTGCTTGTCGGGGTCGGCCAGGTGCTCGCCGAGCGTCTGCGGAGTCGGCTTCAGCGACTCGTCGAGCCCGAACACGTTGCCCTCCGCGGTGAGGTCCATCCCCGCGCAGAAGGCGCGTCCGGCACCGGTCACCACGACCGCCCGCACCTCGTCGGCCATCGCGTCGGTGGTGAAGACCTGCTCCAGCTCACGCGCCATCGTCACGGTGAACGAGTTGAGAGCGTCGGGGCGGTTGAGGGTCAGCAGGGCGATGCCGTCGGGGTCCACGTCGAAGGTCAGCGTCTCGTAAGCCATGGGCCACAGTCTGTATTGCTTGTGTTCGACTTCGGAAGACCGGGTCTGCCTACCGACCGCGCGCCGCCCGGATACTGTCGAAAGTCGGTACGCGCCGAGTGGGGCGGCAACTAACGTGGCGAGCGTGAGTCTGCTGCGACGGCCCGGGGCTTGGGCCGAGCCATTTCGCGCGACGGGGACCCTCGCGGTCCTCATGGTCGTGGCGGTCGCCGCCGAGCATCTCTACCTGGCCGGCACCGACTACCCGCGGTGGGCCGGCTGGTCGGCGGTGGCGGGCGTGGTCGGCGTCGCGGTGTCCATGGGCCTCCTGCGGAGACACCCGGCGGTCGCCGCGGCGCTCGTGTGCGCCCTGGTCGGTGGCACGCTGGTGGCCAACGACGGCTGGATCCTGGTCAGCTACGTCGTCTTCGCTGCCCTGGTCAGCTTCCTCGTCGGCAGGTCGGCCGACCGGGTGTGGCCCGTCGTGGCCGTCGCGGGATCCGCCGTGGTCGCGCTGACGGTGCTCGACCCCGTCGTCAACGGCGGCGGCCTGCGGATCGCGATGGTCGGCAACATGGTCGTCTTCATGGCGCTGCCCTGGCTCAGCGGCCGCTACCTGCGCCAGGTCGCCCGCAGCCACGAGACCGAGATCGAGCAGGTCCAGCTCACCGAGCGGGCCCGGCTGGCGCAGGAGATGCACGACTCCCTGGGCCACGAGCTCAGCCTGATCGCGCTCCGGGCCGGTGCGCTCGAGATGGCGCCGGGTCTCTCCGAGACCCACCAGCGCTCGGCCGGCGCCATCCGCGCTGCCGCCGCCGGGGCCACCGAGCGGCTCGGCGAGATCGTCGGTGTGCTGCGTCCCGCGAGCGAGGCCGCGCCGCTGGCCCCGTCCTCCGTCGGGATCGGTGGCCTGGTCGAGCGTGCGCGCGAGTCGGGTATGGACGTACGCCTGGAGGGCTCGCTCGACGAGCATCCGGCCAACCCGCCGGTGCGCGACGCGGCCGCGCACCGCATCGTCCAGGAGGCGCTCACCAACGCCGCCCGACACGCCCCGGGGTCGTCGGTGACGGTCTCGGTCGAGCAGCAGCCCGGCGGCGTACGCCTCGCGGTGACCAACGGGCGCGCGACCCTTCCGGCTCGGGTCGGAGCCACGACCCGGCTGGGCCTGGTCGGGCTGGAGGAGGCGGCCCGGGCCGCCGGCGGCTCGTTGCGCCACGGCCCGCGTCCGGGTGGCGGCTTCGAGGTCGTCGCCGACCTGCCCGCTGCCGGCGTCGCCGACGACGTGTCGCGCCACGAGGCGACGCTGTGAGCGAGCCCCGGCGAGCGACCGGGACGATCCGCGTGCTGCTGGCCGACGACGAGGCGATGGTGCGGGCCGGCGTACGCGCGATCCTGGAGACCGACGAGGCGATCGAGGTGGTCGCCGAGGCCGCCGACGGGCGCGAGGCGGTCGAGGCCGCACAGCGCCACCGGCCCGACGTGGCGCTGCTCGACGTCCGGATGCCGCGGATGGACGGACTGGCGGCGGCGGCCGAGATCGCCCGCACCGCGCCGGCGACCGCGCGGGTCATGCTGACCACCTTTTCCGAGGACGCCTACATCGCCCGCGCGCTCGGCGACGGTGCCAGCGGGTTCCTGCTGAAGGCCGGAGACCCGCGCGAGCTGCTCGCCGGCGTGCACGCGGTCGCCGA
The sequence above is drawn from the Nocardioides albertanoniae genome and encodes:
- a CDS encoding serine/threonine-protein kinase, with protein sequence MHTSSHPTIAGRYELHRLIGRGGMGEVWQAMDLTLQRWVAVKVVRTSADPTMIERFRRESLSTAAASHPGTVQIHDAGTERTESGPMAFLVMELLTGPDLGERLRSHGPLSAREAGEVVVQAARTLAAVHGQGIVHRDIKPSNLVYDGDRRIRIVDFGIAQLAHLGDQRLTSTHDVMGSLGYLSPERGSGGEVGPPSDIYSLGCVFYEMLTGRAPYSGGAPAAMVYQHAAAPIPRVSSVVQVPGIIDDLVAMMMAKEAGQRPNAYDVVGVLTGSGPLPVFEANVPGPRTPQSSGSFPAGSFASSGSFPAAGSTGSGSYGLSGSFATSGSYAAHPSTGARPVKRPGGARRVMSMAMVPAVIGLALGAWATVDGYQHSKETGRAAALTEALPETIELAVDVIFERDSLQPVAQAPVNVRSTYLHTTDIAIEEWQTDADKIDVDDDAELRALHHDITDVLNDFELYRVEMQEGDQASQDAAREVYTELANNLLTLAGQVPELKDQDAYEQVRNLADLKEASEAFSVERELMVVALSDGDIGAKDVEELNKSEAAWVKASQGFYSGASPELQGELDKISDGTFAKGSGEVMVQRTIHEVVEKGGIDHVIKELRSASKGEPIVRTWSDGAVEFIQSLREVILASAEGLSDDVSAEHESTKTGLILRGVLTGVALVVTIGLGLALYRTRRSPR
- a CDS encoding response regulator; protein product: MSEPRRATGTIRVLLADDEAMVRAGVRAILETDEAIEVVAEAADGREAVEAAQRHRPDVALLDVRMPRMDGLAAAAEIARTAPATARVMLTTFSEDAYIARALGDGASGFLLKAGDPRELLAGVHAVADGAAFLSPRVAQRVIAELGAGAGDRMSRAADARAKVAELTDRERDVMALVGAGLSNAEIGRRLHLVEGTVKAYLSSAFGRLGVRNRVQAAVLAHEAGLVGEDG
- a CDS encoding 3'(2'),5'-bisphosphate nucleotidase CysQ, translated to MTFEPSAEILASDHLLAAWLAEAAGQRLLEVRATSGLEGKELKDAGDLAAHELLMELVAEHRPDDAVLSEEGKDSKERLGKDRVWIIDPLDGTREFSEPPRDDWAVHVALWASSNGGELIAGAVAQPALAGASVQSTFHTGAAPVVPPSTSERPRIAVSRSRPPAFVEALAEEIGADLVPMGSAGVKMMSVVRDISDAYVHAGGQYEWDSAAPVAVAAAAGLFTSRIDGSPLRYNQDDVYLPDVIVCRPELSEQILSFIERHGVE
- a CDS encoding sensor histidine kinase → MSLLRRPGAWAEPFRATGTLAVLMVVAVAAEHLYLAGTDYPRWAGWSAVAGVVGVAVSMGLLRRHPAVAAALVCALVGGTLVANDGWILVSYVVFAALVSFLVGRSADRVWPVVAVAGSAVVALTVLDPVVNGGGLRIAMVGNMVVFMALPWLSGRYLRQVARSHETEIEQVQLTERARLAQEMHDSLGHELSLIALRAGALEMAPGLSETHQRSAGAIRAAAAGATERLGEIVGVLRPASEAAPLAPSSVGIGGLVERARESGMDVRLEGSLDEHPANPPVRDAAAHRIVQEALTNAARHAPGSSVTVSVEQQPGGVRLAVTNGRATLPARVGATTRLGLVGLEEAARAAGGSLRHGPRPGGGFEVVADLPAAGVADDVSRHEATL
- a CDS encoding exopolysaccharide biosynthesis polyprenyl glycosylphosphotransferase translates to MTIELAPVGTVVPIDINRRRVSPKALSLRLQASMLDGLAVMLLAPLLVGQEVVHALGWGLVWGLTTRITAPKILPGAERLRATVSGVFKAFMALSMATWLLGAVVELPQGQLVAQTIIGLVTALGFRVVGYIFSSRPRNPLRVVVVEAAHDHGVIPEWTHRLSGGLMEAAAVCRADGLSAAIASVAPDAVLVVPGPDLAGREIQRLAWTSESFGLPLLVSTRMQDVTPQRTSSMRLGSMTLLYVDEALRARLTRLVKYVWEWLAAVAAVVVLLPVFVVLAIMIKLDSPGPVFFRQVRVGRGGEQFRIWKFRTMVADAEALLRTLDHRPGHVLFKLRVDPRVTRVGRMLRKYSLDELPQLFNIVLGQMSLVGPRPGLPSEVAMYDRDSHRRLAVAPGLTGLWQVSGRSDLSWEDTVRLDLDYVDNWTLLRDFGIVVRTVKAVVRGSGAY
- a CDS encoding crotonase/enoyl-CoA hydratase family protein, with amino-acid sequence MAYETLTFDVDPDGIALLTLNRPDALNSFTVTMARELEQVFTTDAMADEVRAVVVTGAGRAFCAGMDLTAEGNVFGLDESLKPTPQTLGEHLADPDKHPEYADGVRDTGGKVTLAIHALPKPVIAAVNGPAVGIGATMLCAMDARLASSKARIGFVFGKLGIVPEACSSYFLPRVVGIPRALEWLYTAEVLNPDQALEGGLVRSIHLPDELLPAAFELARRFTRNRSAVGTALVRQLITRNASARHPLEAHQADSLAMFYSSIGDGKEGVAAFLEKRDPEFTAKASELPGVFPDADLHL